Proteins encoded by one window of Porphyrobacter sp. YT40:
- a CDS encoding ATP-binding protein — MSTLIEIGQDAARHRVAIDLEELLATRLLVQGNSGSGKSHLLRRLLEECAGQVQQVVIDPEGDFVTLADAFGHVVIGGAAYSAREIEALAARVRQHRASVVLALDELEVEQQIRCAALFLTALFDAPREHWYPALVVVDEAQMFAPAAAGEMNDETRRLTLAAMTNLMCRGRKRGLAGIVATQRLAKLAKNVAAEASNFLMGRTFLDIDMQRAADLLGMDRRQAERIRDLQRGQFLGLGPAISRKPVAVNVGPVKTGGRGGGSALLPLPEADGEQMEALLTDRLAEAASDPAVKRYQPPERPAVDLDAALPPAPPLPAAPRAAEAEAEDEAESEAPPAPAPPPPPAPSGTIESVVRDLALSEGATFRPATALFRDFAIRCRQQGIASAHVDLARFRRLFACETGGLARLEGADRARIEAIIAGVEDDVLAPYLALAVAEVLGEPMPDEEELGRLYGSASPSRIRRLLDHLERCGLVVVREEFGGERVISVPGVIGEDASEAA; from the coding sequence GTGAGCACGCTGATCGAAATCGGGCAAGACGCCGCGCGGCACCGGGTCGCCATCGACTTGGAGGAACTGCTCGCCACGCGTCTGCTGGTGCAGGGCAATTCCGGCTCGGGCAAGTCGCACCTGTTGCGCCGCCTGCTCGAGGAATGCGCCGGGCAGGTGCAGCAGGTGGTGATCGATCCGGAAGGCGATTTCGTCACCCTCGCCGATGCCTTCGGCCATGTGGTGATCGGCGGCGCAGCCTACTCGGCGCGCGAGATCGAGGCGCTGGCCGCGCGCGTGCGTCAGCACCGCGCCTCGGTGGTGCTGGCGCTGGACGAGCTCGAGGTCGAACAGCAGATCCGCTGCGCCGCGCTGTTCCTCACCGCGCTGTTCGATGCCCCGCGCGAACACTGGTATCCCGCGCTGGTGGTGGTCGACGAGGCGCAGATGTTCGCCCCTGCCGCCGCGGGTGAGATGAACGACGAGACGCGCCGGTTGACGCTGGCGGCGATGACGAACCTGATGTGCCGCGGGCGCAAGCGTGGCCTCGCCGGGATCGTCGCCACCCAGCGCCTTGCGAAGCTCGCCAAGAACGTCGCGGCCGAAGCCAGCAACTTCCTGATGGGGCGCACTTTTCTCGACATCGACATGCAGCGCGCCGCCGACCTCCTCGGCATGGACCGCCGCCAGGCCGAGCGGATTCGCGATCTCCAGCGCGGGCAGTTCCTCGGCCTTGGCCCGGCAATCAGCCGCAAGCCGGTGGCGGTCAATGTCGGCCCGGTGAAGACCGGCGGACGCGGCGGCGGCAGCGCGCTGCTGCCCTTGCCCGAAGCCGATGGCGAGCAGATGGAGGCGCTGCTGACCGATCGTCTCGCCGAAGCGGCGAGCGACCCGGCGGTGAAGCGCTACCAGCCCCCTGAGCGGCCTGCAGTGGATCTGGATGCGGCGCTGCCGCCCGCCCCGCCGCTTCCCGCTGCGCCTCGTGCCGCCGAGGCCGAAGCCGAGGATGAGGCCGAGAGCGAAGCTCCGCCCGCCCCAGCCCCGCCTCCGCCCCCGGCACCTTCGGGCACGATCGAAAGCGTGGTGCGCGACCTCGCGCTGAGCGAGGGAGCAACCTTTCGCCCGGCCACCGCGCTGTTCCGCGATTTCGCGATCCGCTGCCGCCAGCAGGGCATCGCCAGCGCCCATGTCGACCTTGCGCGCTTCCGCCGCCTGTTCGCCTGCGAGACCGGCGGGCTGGCCCGTCTGGAAGGCGCAGACCGCGCGCGAATCGAGGCGATCATTGCGGGCGTCGAGGACGATGTGCTCGCCCCCTACCTCGCGCTCGCAGTGGCCGAGGTGCTGGGCGAACCCATGCCCGACGAGGAAGAACTGGGCCGGCTCTACGGCAGCGCCTCGCCCAGCCGCATCCGCCGCCTGCTCGACCATCTCGAACGCTGCGGGCTGGTCGTGGTGCGCGAGGAATTCGGCGGGGAGCGGGTGATCTCCGTGCCGGGCGTGATCGGAGAGGACGCGAGCGAGGCAGCCTAG
- a CDS encoding pyridoxal-phosphate dependent enzyme, with protein sequence MAERIPSRDGVIAAAQAIAAILPPTPLLPVEVGGVRAWVKADNLQPIGAFKIRGAWWRLSSMSAEERAGGVVAVSSGNHAQGVAWAAKRLGIRATIVMPHDAPQVKLDNTRALGAEVVLYQRPQEDRDAVAAKLIAENGGTLVHAFGDPWVIEGQGSAAIEIAAQLGRAPSRIVACCGGGGLAAGLALGAPDSAIHPVEPVGWDMVGQALAAGELVHAAPDAPKTICDALQPNVTKPLNLGLLMGRAEPGVTVTDDEVRAAQRFAFNTLRLVVEPGGAAALAAALAGKVPVDEDTVIMLTGGNADPAAYAATIAG encoded by the coding sequence ATGGCTGAACGAATCCCCTCCCGAGACGGCGTGATCGCCGCAGCGCAAGCCATTGCCGCGATTCTCCCGCCCACCCCGCTGCTGCCGGTGGAAGTGGGCGGCGTGCGCGCATGGGTGAAGGCCGACAATCTGCAACCCATCGGCGCGTTCAAGATCAGGGGCGCATGGTGGCGGCTGTCCAGCATGAGCGCCGAGGAACGCGCGGGCGGCGTCGTGGCGGTATCATCGGGCAATCATGCGCAAGGCGTGGCCTGGGCGGCCAAGCGCCTCGGCATCCGCGCGACCATCGTGATGCCGCACGATGCGCCGCAGGTGAAGCTCGACAACACCCGCGCTCTGGGGGCCGAGGTGGTGCTCTACCAGCGCCCGCAGGAAGATCGCGATGCGGTCGCGGCCAAGCTGATCGCCGAGAATGGTGGCACGCTCGTCCATGCCTTTGGCGATCCATGGGTGATCGAAGGGCAAGGCTCCGCCGCCATAGAGATCGCCGCGCAACTGGGCCGCGCGCCATCGCGGATCGTCGCCTGTTGCGGCGGCGGCGGGCTGGCGGCGGGGCTGGCGCTGGGGGCGCCGGACAGCGCAATCCACCCGGTCGAGCCGGTCGGCTGGGACATGGTCGGACAGGCGCTCGCGGCGGGCGAACTCGTCCACGCCGCACCGGACGCGCCCAAGACCATCTGCGACGCGCTGCAACCCAATGTCACCAAGCCGCTCAATCTTGGCCTGCTGATGGGCCGCGCGGAGCCGGGCGTCACCGTCACCGATGACGAGGTGCGCGCCGCGCAGCGCTTTGCCTTCAACACGCTGCGGCTGGTGGTCGAGCCCGGCGGCGCGGCGGCGCTGGCGGCGGCGCTGGCGGGCAAGGTGCCGGTCGACGAGGACACCGTCATCATGCTCACCGGCGGCAATGCCGATCCGGCAGCCTATGCGGCGACGATCGCGGGATGA
- a CDS encoding DMT family transporter, which translates to MPKSLPLSALGIMLFCNVAWAMNVVVSKIAVTTLGLPPLFYTVLRSATVLAVLFPLLLRQKPDRLGLVLLIGFAITGGSFGLQFIGLQTATPSAVGIVNLAGAPLTVLFAIIFLGEEVRWRRGLGMALALGGVGLAIGAPSDAGDPVGLGFAFAGVLIGAFASVFVKRLDIGAVSLQAWAGLASLGVMLPGTLLLESGQIAAVTAAPLAAAACVLFAGVVVSVGAHSAYFRLFQAHDANLIVPLTLLTPLLTIAFGTWLTGDAIGWPLIIGGTMALIGVAIIVIRPSRTIPKPQLTQPEL; encoded by the coding sequence ATGCCCAAGAGCCTGCCTCTCTCGGCGCTGGGCATCATGCTGTTCTGCAATGTGGCCTGGGCGATGAATGTCGTGGTCTCCAAGATCGCGGTGACGACGCTCGGCCTGCCGCCGCTGTTCTACACCGTGTTGCGTTCCGCGACGGTGTTGGCGGTGCTGTTCCCGCTGCTGCTGCGCCAGAAGCCCGACCGGCTGGGACTGGTGCTGCTGATCGGCTTTGCCATCACGGGGGGAAGTTTCGGGCTGCAATTCATCGGGCTTCAGACCGCTACCCCATCCGCTGTCGGGATCGTCAACCTTGCCGGAGCGCCGCTCACCGTGCTCTTCGCGATCATCTTCCTCGGCGAGGAGGTGCGCTGGCGGCGCGGGCTGGGGATGGCGCTTGCGCTGGGCGGAGTGGGCCTCGCGATCGGCGCACCGTCCGACGCAGGCGATCCGGTGGGGCTGGGTTTCGCCTTCGCGGGCGTGTTGATCGGGGCGTTCGCTTCGGTCTTCGTCAAGCGGCTCGATATCGGCGCGGTGAGTTTGCAGGCGTGGGCGGGGCTCGCCTCGCTCGGCGTGATGCTGCCGGGAACGCTCTTGCTGGAGAGCGGCCAGATCGCTGCGGTCACCGCCGCGCCGCTGGCGGCGGCGGCCTGCGTGCTGTTTGCGGGCGTCGTCGTATCGGTTGGCGCGCATTCGGCCTATTTCCGGCTTTTTCAGGCGCACGACGCCAATCTGATCGTGCCGCTGACGCTGCTGACCCCGCTGCTCACCATCGCCTTCGGCACCTGGCTGACCGGCGATGCGATCGGCTGGCCGCTGATCATCGGCGGCACCATGGCGCTGATCGGCGTGGCGATCATCGTCATCCGCCCGAGCCGAACCATCCCCAAGCCGCAGCTTACGCAGCCGGAACTCTAG
- a CDS encoding pseudouridine synthase, giving the protein MARLLLFNKPFGVLSQFTDRGSPTTRATLSDFIAAKGVYPAGRLDRDSEGLLLLTDDGRLQARIADPRFKLPKTYLVQVEGEPQDEALARLRQGVMLKDGLTLPAESERIDAPDLWPRDPPIRVRKSVPDSWLQLTIREGRNRQVRRMTAAVGLPTLRLVRWSIGDWTVAGIAPGHFMEVSV; this is encoded by the coding sequence ATGGCCCGGCTGCTGCTGTTCAACAAACCCTTCGGCGTGCTGTCGCAATTCACCGATCGCGGATCGCCGACGACGCGTGCGACCCTGTCGGATTTCATCGCGGCAAAGGGCGTCTACCCCGCGGGGCGGCTCGACCGGGACAGCGAGGGCCTGCTGCTGCTCACCGATGACGGGCGCTTGCAGGCGCGCATCGCCGATCCGCGTTTCAAGCTGCCCAAGACCTATCTCGTGCAGGTCGAAGGCGAGCCGCAAGACGAAGCATTGGCGCGGCTGCGGCAGGGCGTCATGCTCAAGGATGGCCTGACCCTCCCCGCCGAGTCGGAGCGCATCGATGCGCCCGACCTATGGCCGCGCGACCCGCCGATCCGCGTGCGCAAATCCGTCCCCGACAGCTGGCTGCAGCTCACCATCCGCGAGGGGCGCAACCGGCAGGTGCGGCGGATGACGGCGGCGGTGGGGCTGCCCACCCTGCGGCTGGTGCGCTGGTCGATCGGCGACTGGACGGTCGCAGGGATCGCACCTGGACATTTCATGGAAGTCAGCGTGTGA
- a CDS encoding 2-dehydro-3-deoxy-6-phosphogalactonate aldolase, whose amino-acid sequence MTHTIEGRLPLVAILRGLEPERAVAVGAALVEAGFDIIEVPLNSPDPLASIAALVEAFGDRALIGAGTVLTEAEVDALAEAGAGLVVSPNGNPAVIRRTASRGMVSLPGVLTPTEMFAALEAGASGLKIFPAEMIAPAIITAVRAVLPPATPIYAVGGINAGNMADWLAAGVTGFGIGGSLFKPGKPIGEIAADACAIVSAFKAARAR is encoded by the coding sequence ATGACACACACGATCGAAGGCAGGCTGCCGCTGGTGGCGATCCTGCGCGGGCTGGAGCCCGAGCGCGCTGTTGCCGTGGGCGCAGCGCTGGTCGAGGCCGGGTTCGACATCATCGAAGTGCCGCTCAACTCGCCCGACCCGCTCGCCAGCATCGCCGCGCTGGTCGAGGCCTTCGGCGACCGCGCGCTGATCGGCGCGGGCACGGTGCTGACTGAAGCTGAGGTGGATGCGCTCGCGGAGGCGGGTGCGGGGCTGGTGGTCTCGCCCAACGGCAACCCCGCGGTGATCCGCCGGACCGCGAGCCGCGGCATGGTCAGCCTGCCGGGCGTGCTGACCCCAACCGAGATGTTCGCTGCGCTCGAAGCGGGCGCAAGCGGGCTCAAGATCTTCCCCGCCGAAATGATCGCACCCGCCATCATCACTGCGGTGCGCGCGGTTCTGCCTCCCGCGACGCCGATCTATGCCGTGGGCGGGATCAATGCGGGCAACATGGCCGACTGGCTCGCTGCCGGGGTGACCGGCTTCGGGATCGGCGGATCGCTGTTCAAGCCGGGCAAGCCGATTGGCGAGATCGCCGCCGATGCGTGCGCGATCGTCTCCGCCTTCAAGGCTGCACGCGCGCGTTAG
- a CDS encoding saccharopine dehydrogenase family protein: MSAAKSTTVLVIGAGGVSSVCVHKMAFNPDIFPEIHLASRTKSKCDAIAASVKERCGRDIATYEIDAEEVPAMVNLIRKTGAGLVVNLALPYQDLPIMDACLEAGVDYLDTANYEPKDEAKFEYKWQWAYQERYKDAGLMALLGSGFDPGVTSVFTMWLKKHKLKTIRQLDILDCNGGDHGQHFATNFNPEINIREVTAPARHWENGEWVETPAMSTKVGFDFEAVGPKNMYLMYHEELESLAKFVPELERARFWMTFGDQYITHLTVLQNVGMTSIEPVKYQGKDIIPLQFLAAVLPKPETLGETTKGNTNIGVIATGEALDGSGEKTFYIKNICSHEAAYEETGNQAVSYTTGVPAMIGAAMMVQGKWAGEGVFNIEQMDPDPFMEMLNQHGLPWTVEEMDGPVGF, encoded by the coding sequence ATGTCGGCAGCAAAGTCCACCACGGTCCTCGTTATCGGCGCGGGCGGGGTCAGCTCGGTCTGCGTCCACAAGATGGCGTTCAATCCCGATATCTTCCCCGAAATCCACTTGGCCAGCCGCACCAAATCGAAGTGCGACGCCATCGCCGCTTCGGTGAAGGAGCGCTGCGGGCGCGATATCGCCACCTACGAGATCGACGCCGAGGAAGTTCCGGCGATGGTCAACCTGATCCGCAAGACCGGTGCGGGCCTCGTGGTAAACCTCGCGCTGCCCTATCAGGATCTGCCGATCATGGATGCCTGTCTCGAAGCGGGCGTCGATTACCTCGACACCGCCAATTACGAGCCCAAGGACGAGGCGAAGTTCGAATACAAGTGGCAGTGGGCCTATCAGGAGCGTTACAAGGACGCCGGGCTGATGGCGCTGCTCGGCTCGGGCTTCGATCCGGGCGTGACCTCTGTTTTCACCATGTGGCTCAAGAAGCACAAGCTGAAGACCATCCGCCAGCTCGACATTCTCGACTGCAACGGCGGCGATCACGGCCAGCACTTCGCGACCAACTTCAACCCCGAAATCAACATCCGCGAAGTGACCGCGCCCGCGCGCCACTGGGAGAACGGGGAGTGGGTGGAGACCCCCGCGATGTCCACCAAAGTCGGCTTCGACTTCGAGGCGGTGGGCCCCAAGAACATGTACCTGATGTATCACGAGGAGCTGGAAAGCCTCGCCAAGTTCGTCCCCGAGCTGGAGCGCGCGCGGTTCTGGATGACCTTTGGCGATCAGTACATCACCCACCTCACGGTGCTGCAGAACGTCGGCATGACCAGCATCGAGCCGGTCAAGTATCAGGGCAAGGACATCATCCCGCTGCAATTTCTCGCCGCCGTGCTCCCCAAGCCCGAAACACTGGGCGAGACGACCAAGGGCAACACCAATATCGGCGTGATCGCGACCGGCGAGGCTTTGGACGGCAGCGGCGAGAAGACGTTCTACATCAAGAACATCTGCTCGCACGAAGCGGCCTACGAGGAGACCGGCAATCAGGCGGTCAGCTACACCACCGGCGTCCCCGCGATGATCGGCGCGGCGATGATGGTGCAGGGCAAGTGGGCCGGCGAGGGCGTGTTCAACATCGAACAGATGGACCCCGATCCCTTCATGGAGATGCTCAACCAGCACGGCCTGCCTTGGACGGTCGAGGAAATGGACGGGCCGGTCGGGTTCTGA
- a CDS encoding DNA topoisomerase IB, producing MEKLIYVDDDLPGITRRRAGKGWAYYDPSGVLIRDAGEKRRLNAIALPPAYSDAWFCPAPNGHILATGYDDAGRKQYRYHPDFRAQRESAKYDSCVAFAKRLPLMRKRVEEDLAARGVARETALAAVVRLLDLSAIRIGNEQYAKSNESYGATTLRADHAEVGRRRLVLHFTAKGGKDRELEVEDADLAAAVRRMESLEEEGEDHLFRYEDEDGDVCPVTSADVNAYLREVMGEDFSAKHFRTFHASSLAFERLATGRGVVKIGEMLEHVADRLGNTPAIARKSYVHPAVIARVEGQEEWRKGLKLPRQTRWLTRAERGLIAFLEECGTARDYLAADAA from the coding sequence ATGGAAAAGCTGATCTATGTCGACGACGATCTCCCCGGCATCACCCGCCGCCGTGCGGGCAAGGGCTGGGCCTATTACGACCCCTCGGGCGTGCTGATCCGCGATGCCGGGGAAAAGCGCCGCCTCAACGCGATCGCGCTGCCGCCGGCCTATTCCGATGCGTGGTTCTGCCCCGCACCCAACGGCCATATCCTGGCGACCGGCTATGACGACGCGGGGCGCAAGCAGTATCGCTATCACCCCGATTTTCGCGCCCAGCGCGAGAGCGCGAAATACGATTCCTGCGTCGCCTTCGCCAAGCGCCTGCCGTTGATGCGCAAGCGGGTGGAGGAGGATCTCGCCGCGCGCGGTGTGGCCCGCGAAACGGCGCTCGCCGCAGTGGTGCGTCTGCTCGATCTGTCTGCGATCCGCATCGGCAACGAGCAATATGCCAAGAGCAACGAGAGCTATGGCGCGACCACCTTGCGCGCCGATCATGCCGAGGTGGGCCGGCGTCGGCTGGTGCTGCACTTCACGGCCAAGGGCGGCAAGGATCGCGAACTCGAAGTCGAGGATGCCGATCTGGCCGCCGCCGTGCGCCGGATGGAAAGCCTTGAAGAGGAGGGCGAGGACCATCTGTTCCGCTACGAGGACGAAGATGGGGACGTATGTCCCGTCACTTCTGCCGACGTGAACGCCTATCTGCGCGAGGTGATGGGCGAGGATTTCTCCGCCAAGCATTTCCGCACGTTCCACGCCAGCAGCCTCGCCTTCGAGCGGCTGGCCACGGGGCGCGGGGTGGTGAAGATCGGCGAGATGCTGGAGCACGTTGCCGACCGGCTCGGCAACACGCCCGCGATTGCGCGCAAGTCCTACGTCCATCCAGCGGTGATCGCGCGGGTCGAGGGGCAGGAGGAATGGCGCAAGGGGTTGAAGCTGCCCCGCCAGACCCGCTGGCTCACCCGGGCCGAACGCGGGCTGATCGCGTTTCTGGAGGAATGCGGCACGGCGAGAGACTATCTCGCCGCCGACGCGGCCTAG
- a CDS encoding sugar kinase → MNAVPILRPGRVVCFGEVLLRLAAPAGELLLQHPRLEPSFAGAEANVAAALAGFGHEAALVTALPDNPLGAAARQTLRGMGVDVVAEAAPGSRLGLYFLQPGAMARPASVTYDRAGSAFALHDPARYDWPALLAGADWLFVGGITAALGDRALGALRDAMAAAQAAGLRIAFDTNFRPSLWQGREAEAAVILRDLAAEADLVFAGRRAAAMMVGGHYGAGDPDAGFRAAAQALFALSPRIRHVAATRREVASAERQTLTGLLADRESVSASATIALEQIVDRVGTGDAFAAGVVHGLLTDMPRGKTIAFATACAQWAHSVPGDFLRASLADIAAMGAGAADVRR, encoded by the coding sequence ATGAATGCCGTTCCAATACTGCGCCCGGGCCGGGTGGTCTGCTTCGGCGAAGTCCTGCTGCGGCTCGCCGCGCCTGCGGGGGAGTTGCTGCTGCAGCACCCACGGCTCGAACCCAGCTTCGCCGGGGCCGAGGCCAATGTCGCGGCGGCGCTGGCGGGCTTCGGGCATGAGGCGGCGCTTGTGACCGCGCTGCCCGACAATCCGCTGGGCGCCGCCGCGCGCCAGACCCTGCGCGGCATGGGCGTGGACGTGGTGGCGGAGGCTGCGCCAGGGAGCCGGCTCGGTCTCTACTTCCTCCAGCCCGGCGCGATGGCGCGGCCTGCCAGCGTCACCTATGACCGCGCCGGATCGGCCTTCGCGCTGCATGACCCGGCGCGCTACGATTGGCCCGCGCTGCTCGCCGGGGCGGACTGGCTGTTCGTCGGCGGGATCACCGCTGCGCTCGGCGACAGGGCGCTCGGGGCGCTGCGCGATGCGATGGCGGCGGCGCAGGCGGCGGGGCTGAGGATCGCCTTCGACACCAACTTCCGCCCGAGCCTGTGGCAGGGCCGCGAGGCCGAGGCTGCCGTAATCCTGCGCGACCTTGCCGCCGAGGCCGACCTGGTCTTCGCCGGTCGCCGCGCCGCCGCGATGATGGTGGGCGGCCATTACGGCGCGGGCGATCCCGATGCAGGCTTCCGCGCCGCCGCACAAGCGCTCTTCGCGCTCTCGCCGCGCATTCGCCACGTCGCCGCCACCCGTCGCGAGGTCGCCTCGGCAGAGCGCCAGACCCTCACCGGCCTCCTCGCCGACCGGGAAAGCGTGTCGGCGAGCGCGACCATCGCGCTCGAACAGATCGTCGACCGCGTCGGCACCGGAGACGCCTTTGCCGCCGGGGTCGTGCATGGCCTCCTTACCGACATGCCGCGCGGCAAGACGATCGCTTTCGCCACCGCCTGCGCGCAGTGGGCGCATTCGGTGCCGGGGGACTTCCTGCGCGCCTCGCTCGCCGACATTGCCGCGATGGGGGCGGGGGCAGCGGACGTGCGGCGCTAG
- a CDS encoding NAD(+) synthase, whose translation MTEAHPFFDMHQHGFVRVATATPCSRTADVAYNTAGVLAEARKAHEAHVDLVVFPELTLSSYAIDDLLLQHALIERVELALAEIVEASAELDPVLVLGAPLRRADKLYNCAVVIARGQVLGVVPKSFLPNYREFYEKRHFAHGRGCIDLWIGVAGEEVPFGTDLIFAAANLPGFRFGVELCEDFWAPVPPGMQAAMAGALILCNLSASPVTIGRADDRHLHCRSSASRAIAAYVYSASGYGESTTDLAWDGQGVVYEMSTLLAQSERFDRVGELNIVDIDTERLAAERMRNQTFADAAEWAGSPADTYRRIMFEHAYRDGDIGLVRPVARFPFVPDRPEKLDEDCYEAFNIQVDALMRRIESTRTKSLVIGISGGLDSTHALIVAAKACDRLGLPRSTIRGYTMPGFGTSEGTKSNAHRLMAAMEITAGEIDIRPAAMKMLEDIGHAFADGEPVHDVTFENVQAGLRTDYLFRLAGQHGGFVIGTGDLSELALGWCTYGVGDHMSHYGVNAGVPKTLIQYLIRWAIRTRQFTDACGEVLGAVLDTEISPELVPPGADGAMQSTESLVGPYELNDFFLHHVIRYGQRPSKVAFLAWHAWKDAGAGLWPAGFPEDGKNAYDLPTIAHWLDRFCARFFGFSQFKRSALPNGPKVSSAGALSPRGDWRAPSDAVASVWREELRQRLPDEVARDLPA comes from the coding sequence ATGACCGAGGCCCACCCCTTCTTCGACATGCACCAGCATGGCTTCGTGCGGGTCGCCACCGCGACCCCGTGCAGCCGCACCGCCGATGTGGCCTACAACACTGCCGGCGTGCTTGCCGAGGCGCGCAAGGCGCACGAGGCCCACGTCGATCTGGTCGTCTTCCCCGAACTGACGCTGTCCTCCTACGCGATCGACGATCTGCTGCTCCAGCACGCGCTGATCGAGCGGGTCGAGCTAGCGCTGGCCGAGATAGTCGAAGCCTCGGCAGAGCTCGATCCGGTGCTGGTGCTGGGCGCGCCGCTGCGCCGGGCGGACAAGCTCTATAATTGCGCGGTGGTGATCGCACGCGGTCAGGTGCTCGGCGTGGTGCCCAAGAGCTTCCTGCCCAATTACCGCGAATTCTACGAAAAGCGTCACTTCGCCCACGGACGTGGGTGCATCGATCTGTGGATCGGCGTGGCGGGTGAAGAGGTGCCCTTCGGCACCGACCTCATCTTCGCCGCCGCCAATCTGCCGGGCTTCCGCTTCGGGGTCGAACTTTGCGAGGATTTCTGGGCGCCGGTGCCGCCGGGAATGCAGGCGGCGATGGCGGGGGCGCTGATCCTGTGCAATCTCTCGGCCTCGCCCGTCACCATCGGGCGCGCGGACGACCGCCACCTCCACTGCCGCTCCTCCGCAAGCCGCGCGATTGCCGCCTATGTCTATTCGGCGAGCGGCTATGGCGAGAGCACCACCGATCTCGCGTGGGACGGGCAGGGCGTGGTCTACGAGATGAGCACCTTGCTCGCCCAGTCCGAACGCTTCGACCGCGTGGGCGAACTCAACATCGTCGACATCGACACCGAACGCCTCGCGGCCGAGCGGATGCGCAACCAGACCTTCGCCGATGCCGCAGAGTGGGCAGGGAGCCCCGCCGACACCTATCGCCGGATCATGTTCGAGCACGCCTATCGCGATGGCGATATCGGCCTCGTCCGCCCCGTCGCGCGCTTCCCCTTCGTGCCCGACCGGCCCGAAAAGCTCGACGAGGACTGCTACGAGGCGTTCAACATCCAGGTCGATGCGTTGATGCGGCGGATCGAATCGACCCGCACCAAAAGCCTCGTGATCGGCATTTCGGGCGGGCTCGATTCCACCCATGCGCTGATCGTCGCCGCCAAGGCCTGCGACCGGCTGGGCCTGCCGAGGAGCACGATCCGGGGCTACACCATGCCCGGCTTCGGCACCTCGGAAGGCACAAAGAGCAACGCGCACCGGCTGATGGCGGCGATGGAGATCACCGCAGGCGAAATCGACATCCGGCCCGCCGCGATGAAGATGCTGGAAGATATCGGCCACGCCTTTGCCGATGGCGAGCCGGTGCATGATGTGACCTTCGAGAACGTGCAGGCGGGCCTCAGAACCGATTACCTCTTCCGGCTCGCCGGGCAGCATGGCGGCTTCGTCATCGGCACGGGGGACCTCAGCGAACTGGCGCTGGGCTGGTGCACCTATGGCGTGGGCGACCACATGAGCCATTACGGCGTCAACGCGGGCGTGCCCAAGACGCTGATCCAGTATCTGATCCGCTGGGCGATCCGCACCCGCCAGTTCACCGATGCCTGCGGCGAGGTGCTCGGCGCGGTGCTCGACACCGAGATCAGCCCCGAGCTGGTGCCGCCCGGCGCGGACGGGGCGATGCAATCGACCGAGAGCCTCGTCGGGCCCTATGAGCTGAACGACTTCTTCCTCCATCACGTGATCCGCTACGGTCAGCGGCCCAGCAAAGTCGCTTTCCTCGCATGGCACGCCTGGAAGGACGCGGGCGCGGGCCTGTGGCCGGCGGGCTTTCCCGAGGATGGCAAGAACGCCTACGATCTCCCCACCATCGCCCACTGGCTCGACCGGTTTTGCGCGCGCTTCTTCGGTTTTTCGCAGTTCAAGCGCTCGGCGCTCCCCAACGGGCCCAAGGTCTCCTCGGCAGGGGCGCTGTCTCCGCGCGGGGACTGGCGCGCGCCGTCCGACGCGGTGGCGAGCGTGTGGCGCGAGGAACTGCGCCAGCGTCTCCCCGACGAGGTTGCGCGCGACCTTCCCGCCTGA
- the yghU gene encoding glutathione-dependent disulfide-bond oxidoreductase has translation MADPTYTTPAVWSADTVSGGRFASINRPTAGAREDKALPEGENPFQLYSLATPNGVKASVMLEELIEAGHTDAEYDAWTINIGDGEQFTSGFVGVNPNSKIPALLDKSDPEKPFRVFESGAILVHLAEKFGMFLPANPAKRAEVLSWVFWQVASGPFIGGGFGHFYAYAPEKYEYPINRYAMETKRIFDVADKRLAESRFLAGDEYTLADIANFPWLAPFTEGNIYNDARTFLSIDDYKNVGRWVKEIAARPAVQRGRIVNKVWGDEDTQLRERHSPADFKGKRLMAGPPA, from the coding sequence ATGGCCGATCCCACCTATACCACGCCCGCCGTCTGGAGCGCTGACACGGTCTCGGGCGGCCGTTTCGCCTCGATCAACCGCCCCACCGCAGGCGCGCGGGAGGACAAGGCGCTGCCCGAGGGCGAAAACCCCTTCCAGCTCTATTCGCTCGCCACGCCCAACGGGGTGAAGGCGAGCGTGATGCTCGAAGAGCTGATCGAGGCGGGGCACACAGACGCGGAGTATGACGCCTGGACGATCAACATCGGCGATGGCGAACAGTTCACCAGCGGCTTTGTCGGCGTGAACCCCAATTCCAAGATCCCCGCGCTGCTCGACAAGAGCGATCCGGAAAAACCCTTTCGCGTGTTCGAAAGCGGCGCGATCCTCGTCCATCTGGCCGAAAAGTTCGGGATGTTCCTCCCTGCAAATCCGGCCAAACGCGCCGAGGTGCTGAGCTGGGTGTTCTGGCAGGTCGCCAGCGGTCCCTTCATCGGCGGCGGCTTCGGCCATTTCTACGCCTATGCGCCCGAGAAATACGAATATCCGATCAACCGCTATGCGATGGAGACCAAGCGCATCTTCGACGTCGCCGACAAGCGGCTCGCGGAAAGCCGCTTCCTGGCAGGCGACGAATACACCCTCGCCGATATTGCCAACTTCCCGTGGCTGGCGCCCTTCACCGAAGGCAATATCTACAACGACGCCAGGACCTTCCTCAGCATCGACGATTACAAGAACGTCGGTCGCTGGGTAAAGGAAATCGCCGCGCGTCCCGCCGTGCAGCGCGGGCGGATCGTCAACAAGGTTTGGGGGGACGAGGACACGCAGCTGCGCGAACGCCACTCGCCCGCCGATTTCAAGGGCAAGCGCCTGATGGCCGGCCCGCCCGCCTGA